From Camelus dromedarius isolate mCamDro1 chromosome 12, mCamDro1.pat, whole genome shotgun sequence, the proteins below share one genomic window:
- the LOC105101241 gene encoding olfactory receptor 5G9, translated as MALGQNHTTVTKFILLGLTDQADQKQLLFAVFLLIYAVTMVGNLGLIDVIRASSTLHTPMYFLLSALSFLDICNSSVFTPRLLVSFLSADQSISFVGCVVQMALMALHGTGECLLLAIMAYDRFVAVCHPLLYHTIMSKRLCVRLVVVTYAVGVFISTLQTGNAFILPYCGPNIIDHYFCDIPPVLQLACSDTTVANVILLFFSALITVPTISVILVSYAYILVTICRMRSLEAQRKAFSTCASHLTALSLFYGSVFLVYVQPNPETASAYNKILSVFYTIVIPMLNPLVYSLRNKDVKAAVQVRALNLSRKGIC; from the coding sequence ATGGCCTTGGGACAGAATCACACCACAGTGACGAAGTTCATCCTGCTGGGCCTCACAGACCAGGCAGACCAAAAACAACTCCTCTTTGCCGTCTTCCTGCTGATCTATGCGGTGACTATGGTGGGGAACCTGGGCCTGATAGATGTGATCCGCGCCAGCTccaccctccacacccccatgtacttcctCCTGAGCGCGCTCTCCTTCCTTGACATCTGCAATTCCTCTGTGTTCACCCCCAGGCTGCTGGTCAGCTTCCTCTCCGCCGACCAGTCCATCTCCTTCGTGGGCTGTGTGGTCCAGATGGCCCTCATGGCCCTCCACGGCACAGGGGAGTGTCTGCTCCTGGCCATCATGGCCTATGACCGATTCGTGGCCGTCTGCCACCCTCTTCTCTACCACACCATCATGTCCAAGCGCTTGTGTGTCCGGCTGGTGGTGGTTACCTATGCTGTGGGGGTGTTCATTTCAACACTGCAGACGGGGAACGCCTTCATCTTGCCCTACTGTGGCCCCAACATCATTGATCACTACTTCTGTGACATCCCCCCCGTGCTCCAGCTGGCCTGCTCAGACACCACTGTGGCCAATGTCATCCTGCTCTTCTTTTCTGCCCTGATCACTGTCCCCACAATCTCAGTCATCTTGGTCTCTTATGCCTACATCCTGGTCACAATCTGCAGGATGAGGTCCCTGGAGGCCCAGCGTAAGGCCTTCTCCACCTGTGCCTCCCACCTGACAGCCCTCTCCCTTTTCTATGGGTCCGTGTTCCTTGTATATGTCCAACCCAACCCTGAAACTGCTTCAGCCTATAACAAGATCCTCTCTGTGTTCTACACCATCGTGATTCCCATGCTGAACCCGCTGGTCTACAGCCTGAGGAATAAAGATGTTAAAGCCGCTGTGCAAGTTAGGGCTCTCAACCTAAGCAGGAAAGGGATTTGTTAG